The genome window tgcgatgttttcttggcagactttttgttatggggtggtttgccattgccttccccagtcctctacactttacctctagaaaactgggtactcattttaccgacctcagaaggatggaaggctgagttgaccttgagccggttacttgaacccagcttccgccaggatcgaactcaggtcatgagcagagcttgggctgcagtactgcaacttaccactctgcgccacggggctcttctgtTTTTAGTAAATCATTTTTAGCTTGTTGGAGATGCCTTGTCAAAATAGAAGCCCTGGGATTTGGTAGTGTTGTTATTCAGGGTTTAATTACCTCACCAgggtctctcagggccaagctacacatgacgaatgacacttgaatggcaagtggattgagtggagggcaagtgaacagggagaaatacacttgctgttcaagtgtcattcgtcatgtgtagtttggccctcagagttcCATCTCAGAAGGGGGGCTGGACACATGTATAGCTGGACACATCTCCTTTCTAATGTGCATGAATGAAAATAAGCATTCATGCACTTCAAAGTGCCACGTTGCTCACATAATGAGAATCCTTTCAGAATGGGTTGTGGGATAATTTTGATGTTTTCCTCCGACATCTTTAATCTAAAGAACTTGCTtcttcttggcttttaaatctGTGCAGGATGGGCTACTGTAGAGTCAACAAACACGTCATACATCAAACAGAGTTTAGCCCTCCACTGTTTGCCCAGAAGGGCTCAAGCAGAATACCTGGAGACAAGAACAGGAGAGTTAGAAAAATGCTTTTCCGTGTGACATGTTGGCAGGGGTGCCCTTGCAGCTCTCGGATCTCTTTGGCAACACCTTTGAAGCCCAGGATTATGGAGCCAACATGGCAAGAGAGTGGCTTTGTGCAGGGGCTGATTCCAAGGTTGAGCTCTTACTGTTGTAGCAATAGACTTTGCTCACTATTCATTTTCAGTTCTTCAACAACTATCACTTCTGACACCAACAGAATCTCCTTTGTGCATTTGGCTGTACCAGGAAACAGTGCATAGTTTATGAGACATACTTCCTGAGCATTTGACATGCCTAAGGAGTGATGTTCAGCGTTCATTTGTGTTCTGAAATCCAATTTCCTAGTATGTGAATATAAGAGGCCAAGCTGTTTTATCTCTTCACTTTCGCCATGGCTATCCTGGCTAGCGAgcgacagtggccgtttccacgcggcttaccttattctgcaaaatagcgaaatcttgcgcgaaagctcgcaagaagacgctgttatcgcgtcttctcacgcgataacagcgtcttctcgtgagatttcgctattttgcagaataaggtaagctgtgtggaaatggccagggtaaTATGTCATCTTTTCTCAGTCCAGCTAAAGAtcagggcatttttttaaaaataaagaaattgaTCTATCAAAGATCAGTGGAGTTAGGGAGAACTTTAAGCATGGTTCCAGTTTGTAACTTATATCAATAATCTATATTTACATGTTGTTAATCCACTCAGCTATATTTCTTTTTGAGTTTTATTAATTACTATTTTAGTTCCTATCAatatgaatgatttttttttgctttcatattCCTGTTTGATAAGTAAAGATCCAAGAGTTAATGGTTGTTACAGCATTCTCCCGTTTTCTCTTAATATTAATTTGCATTGTTTAAATGtctattttacattttatattaacATTCTGATTtatgtaagtttttttttttaaatgctactCGGAAAACTAAAGTGTGGGTGAAAAGTCTACGTTTCCAGTCCTTTGCATAACTACAAAGATAGGCTCaaaggatatttttaaaatacaatttatgGTGGTGTTTTTATTATACTAtgttatttatatgtatatattgcTGATTTAAGGACACACAAACAAGCTGGAAAATGCACACATTTTATGGCAAATTAATTGGGAAACAGAATGGTGTGGAAATAAAGGATCAAAGGTTCGATTCTGCAGAATGAGGGACTTGCGTCCCATCAGAACGAGAGCGAGGAATCTGAAACAGCCCTTCCTGCCAACCAGTCTGTTCTTCTTGGTCCCCCAGTCACTGATACTCTCCTCCTTTTTGTTCTCCCTCCCCACAACACAACAGGCACCATGTCCACTATGTTATCCCGTACGATGGAGATCAATCCGTGGTGGATTCTTCAGAGAATTACTTTGTGACCGACAATGTAACCAAGCAGGAAATTGACCTGATGCTCGGACTTTTGTTGGGCTTCTGTATAAGTTGGTTCCTCGTGTGGATGGACGGGGTGCTCCATTATGCTGTCCGGGCTTGGCGAACAAGTCGACGGTATGGTAAGTGGATTGTCGCCGGAAGGGTTGAAGCATGGTTGATTTGGCAAAGGGTGCCGAGTGCTTTCAATTGCCTTTGTTCTCTGTACCAAGAAACCCAGAGAACTGCGGTCTTTGGGAAGGGTTAGGAGATCTCTTCAGAAGAATTCTGTTTTGGGTTGCAGCACCAGAACTTCTGGAGCTCTTTGGAGGAGATCATGACAGTGAACAAGCTTCAAGCTGGCTTAAATGTATACGGGGATAGGTCTTGGTATGACTTTTGAAAGCATCACAGTTTTAGACCCATTTTGAACTTGGACAGCCATAAATAAAGTTCGGGATTTTGTTTTTGAGCTTCACTATCGATGACCCCATAACActtgcaataataataattgcaatgCATTATTATTACTGTTGGTAATATTAAGTAATTGCAATATGATACCCAACACAACAGTGCTGTTAGTTTTCACATCAAAATGAACATCTTCACAAATGGATATACTTTGTTGCATAGAAGAAAAGTGTAAGAGGGGTGGATCCTTCATACGCGGCAGCACTTACCTGCGGACGAAGTAGCAGTCACCTGACACAAGAATGCCTCAGGATCCAACCTATATATCCAAAATATTCAATACTTATTCTTGTGTGGGATGGTTGCTCATTATCAGTCTACTGTAACTCAGCAGTTAGGGTTGAGTTGCCAATtctgagttaggaaattcctggcaatttggaggTAGAGGCTGGGATGTGGGGAGGGTTAAGATATATAATACCATAATATCTGTCCTCTAAAACTGCAATTttattcaggggaactgatctctgtcgtctggagatcatcTGAAATGGAGATATCCAGGTCCCATCTatagattggcaaccctaaattgggGAGAGATGCTaaattgtacttcccactttgcTTGCACTTTTTGTCTCTGCTGTGTCCTCGATCTTTGTCAAATTATCACTCTGAACAGGTACCTTGCTTGGATTAGCACACAGGTTCTTTGCTCGCTAAATTGTGGTTAAAATCATGCTgagctctctctcctctcttttaCTTTCTCTGTTTTCTCTTGTCTTCCCAGACAATTCGTGGTCTTGGATCCCGAAATTTTGTAACTTCAAGGAATTCAGAAAACGTCACCACAGGCAATACGATGAGCCAACTGGGAACATGGTACATAttaaacagaagctgtaccataACGGGCACCCTAGTCccagacacctctgaaaaacCTGAGACTAATGAGGGGTGGTAGAACTTGCCTTTGCTGCTGGCTAAGAGGAACAACCCTACACCCGTTCCTTGATGGATGCCCGCTAAGGACTTCCTTTTACTCACCCACATGCTGTGTCCTCCCGACACACAGAGAATGCACAATTTACCCTTGTCCCGGATGCAAGGCGCCCAAGACGTTGCACTGTGGTTACCATTTTATTGGTGGacttgtgtatatatgtaaaaacaaacaaaacagataaATCAAGCAGAAAGAGAATTTGCATTGTATTTCTAATCCCATCTTCAATGGCGCCCTGCAAATGGCAATGTATCTTTTTTTGGTTCGTTTTTATTTGGAAATCTGTCATTGTTCTGGGTCGTCTTAAGTGAGTTCAGCCAGAAAATGCAATGTTTAGCGTTTTGCGAACTTTTCAACTTCTTTCCAGTTGtctccaaccccccaccccaccccaaatccttTCCAATGTTCGGATGTCTCATTCCAATGCAAATTTGGTCTTGAGTTTAATTCTGTCCGGTAGCTATGATGTCTGTCTGTCCCACTTCAGTTGCTTTTGGGACCAGGTTGGtaacttgttttttctttccattttcttttcttgtctgaAACAAATGGGATGTGTAGTTTTCCCGGACTGAATTTTCTGTTTCTCAAGGACCAACCGATACTGTTTTGCCACGTAAAATTTAGCAACCCACAGGTTGGATGTAAGTAAGGCAATATTGTTCGGGCATCACCTTGGTGTTACTTCATTGGCTTTGGTGGACATGCCACAAGGTTGGTTTCCATGTCTCTTTGATTATGTGAATGTTCTGGAGTCTGTGTCAACTGGTCAGATATTCCTGTCTTGAGAATTATTATCCCTTTTATATATGTTGCATTGCTAAGGCGTTAGTGACAAAGTCTTGAAAAAACCAAAAGGCATTCTGTGATAACTTAACTATTCGCCCGTAGAACATATACAGGAGTCTCTGGTGACTGATAGCTGATTCGCCAAACCATCTCTTACATGGTGAAGATGCCAAAGAGTTGACTTCTTGGGTATGTTGATTGGTCTTATGAATGGTTCAATGTATTATGTAACAGTGCTTCTTGGGTCAACCCATGTTTGAGAAGTTTCTCCAAACTGTGGTGAGCTGTGATCTTGGCATGCTCCAATACACATTCAAACCagaagggccctgctggatcagaacaaaggtccatctagtccagcattcttttCCCCATAGTGCCCAACCAAGTGCTCTTGGAAGGCCGACAAGCAGCTCATGGAGGCCGAAGCCTCCTCAGTTGTTGCCTTTCAGTAACCGGTGTTCAgaagtacactgcctctgaacacagagttTCCATCTAGCCATCATATTTAAGAGCCATTGACGGACCTAGTATCTTCCATGAATAGATCtaatttttaaagccatctaagctagagGCCATCCACTATGTCCtgtagcagtgagttccataagttaattatgtGTTGTCTGAAGGAAGTCTGTGCAAGTCAAGATCATGGATTATCAAGGGCTGGGAAACATTTAGTACTGTGGGTCTGGAC of Eublepharis macularius isolate TG4126 chromosome 17, MPM_Emac_v1.0, whole genome shotgun sequence contains these proteins:
- the TMEM240 gene encoding transmembrane protein 240, which produces MAIATFSSWGTFPPSGLQIDLKTLYVTISDLCRKSWHPFLSFFILGKGPGGGLGGSDAAAVNFQQMSVNANTMIFMILGASIVMAIACLMDMNALLDRFHNYILPHLRGEDRVCHCNCGRHHVHYVIPYDGDQSVVDSSENYFVTDNVTKQEIDLMLGLLLGFCISWFLVWMDGVLHYAVRAWRTSRRYDNSWSWIPKFCNFKEFRKRHHRQYDEPTGNMVHIKQKLYHNGHPSPRHL